In the genome of Treponema pedis, one region contains:
- a CDS encoding FG-GAP repeat domain-containing protein, with the protein MSDIQQNNEEIQTANTNVNAEEKINLNETDKEETRATENTEDGNKVPEDELILPEGDKEQKSKKALKKEKKKGGVFGKIIKTVAVLFLIILIPLAGFLLYSAIDGAEPAEHIPEGHYAYINLPSLGDFFQKTLSVKTLDSVLASSETAQMQGLIRSLRASPELSSWWFKTASNIRLDAAAYGTDSGETAFLIFAKLGFRSAATRALPLVLKIKPDLFSSIKELQAISENNIEYWIYDVQGLSIYIGTFKDSVIISSSKELFLQAFTENENENTESIKKFIKNSKKDSVSILSDINGFKNGIKDDNSVFSNAMKNLAFDKNTVININLNEKALSVSGNCNWETEDSGLKNILKRQAFIPGILNRLPKSTDYITLINMGSPDFLFDNGHILFNSSILNAYNKASSASRFLFKKDINELLFSWMGDEIGLFGLEHSEQPVFFVSLKDEKKCRAALEDIFSSIFIEKDVSALVDGLRIPRIEFPDLLKSLLRAFKVELPRPFYVIDDGFLYLSQSAEAVASLINDVKAGNLLVKTENWKSLAKIPPETSIFVYYTVEKQIPNLLRSINALKPILKDYGKGILSIKTDSSQRLSFEFHTQRTESHSLGELAAFPYKSSEKITGNIYCGKNSNNVPFVYWTSGNKVYALNLADKTLTNLKLDDKAYLNVQLTEGRINSVWAVSSRGTIYKTDYSLKAAANFPILTGEKFAVPPVILKDGIVLPVANKPLLLFADKNANTYFSEPMDTRLKNQPFVFDDTIAAAPRSFDSMVYLFDRDGKIKDGYPSELESISAVQPVLYKNEKKEIWTAILTEEGKFSLKPAFNNENEGFSIELNVSCRVQPVYSENLKMFFLIADAGYLYKIDTQCRIVDKIALKQKNADDYVITLADLTGDKLDDVLISGGGNSVYAYGSNFIPLEGFPVSGTGNPCLIDVDGDGKPELITCGIDNSIHSYRF; encoded by the coding sequence ATGTCCGATATTCAACAAAACAACGAAGAAATACAAACCGCAAATACAAATGTAAATGCGGAAGAAAAAATCAATTTAAATGAAACCGATAAGGAAGAAACCCGGGCAACGGAAAATACCGAAGACGGTAACAAGGTTCCGGAAGACGAACTGATTCTTCCCGAAGGCGATAAAGAACAAAAAAGCAAAAAAGCTTTAAAAAAAGAAAAGAAAAAAGGCGGCGTATTCGGTAAAATAATAAAGACCGTTGCCGTTTTGTTTTTAATTATTCTTATTCCACTTGCAGGCTTTTTATTGTACTCAGCAATCGACGGCGCTGAGCCTGCGGAGCATATACCGGAAGGACACTATGCTTATATTAACCTGCCGTCCTTGGGGGATTTTTTTCAAAAAACTCTTTCGGTAAAAACGCTTGACTCTGTTTTAGCTTCTTCCGAAACGGCTCAAATGCAGGGCTTAATACGTTCTCTAAGAGCTTCTCCCGAGCTTTCTTCTTGGTGGTTTAAAACCGCTTCAAATATCCGTTTGGACGCGGCAGCTTACGGAACGGATTCGGGCGAAACGGCTTTTCTTATTTTTGCAAAACTGGGTTTCCGCTCCGCAGCAACCCGCGCCCTGCCTCTCGTTTTAAAAATAAAGCCTGATTTATTTTCCTCTATAAAGGAATTACAGGCAATAAGTGAAAATAATATTGAGTACTGGATTTATGATGTACAAGGTTTATCGATTTATATAGGAACCTTTAAAGATTCCGTAATTATAAGTTCATCGAAAGAACTTTTTTTACAAGCCTTTACCGAAAACGAAAACGAAAATACCGAGTCGATAAAAAAATTTATAAAAAATTCAAAAAAAGATTCGGTAAGCATTTTATCCGATATAAACGGTTTTAAAAACGGCATAAAAGATGATAACTCGGTTTTTTCCAATGCAATGAAAAATCTCGCCTTCGATAAAAATACCGTTATAAACATAAACTTAAACGAAAAAGCTCTATCCGTTTCGGGTAACTGTAATTGGGAAACGGAAGATTCGGGTTTGAAAAATATTTTAAAAAGACAAGCCTTTATTCCGGGTATTTTAAACCGGCTGCCTAAATCGACCGATTATATAACGCTTATCAACATGGGAAGCCCCGATTTTCTTTTTGATAACGGACATATTTTATTTAATTCTTCAATTTTAAATGCGTATAATAAGGCCTCAAGCGCAAGCCGATTTCTTTTTAAAAAAGACATAAACGAGCTTTTATTTTCATGGATGGGAGATGAAATAGGATTATTCGGACTTGAGCATTCCGAACAGCCCGTATTTTTTGTTTCATTAAAGGACGAAAAAAAATGCAGAGCCGCTCTTGAAGACATTTTTTCTTCAATTTTTATAGAAAAAGATGTTTCCGCACTGGTTGACGGTTTACGAATTCCGCGTATAGAATTCCCGGATTTATTAAAATCGCTTTTGCGGGCATTTAAAGTGGAACTGCCCCGCCCGTTTTATGTAATAGATGACGGCTTTTTATACCTTTCGCAAAGTGCGGAAGCCGTAGCTTCCCTTATAAACGATGTAAAGGCGGGCAATCTTTTAGTAAAAACCGAAAATTGGAAAAGTCTTGCAAAAATACCGCCTGAAACTTCCATCTTCGTTTATTACACGGTAGAAAAACAAATTCCCAATTTGTTAAGAAGTATAAACGCTCTTAAACCGATTTTAAAAGATTACGGAAAAGGTATTTTATCCATTAAAACCGATTCGTCGCAAAGGTTGTCATTTGAATTCCATACTCAAAGAACGGAATCTCATTCTTTGGGAGAGCTTGCAGCCTTTCCTTATAAGAGTTCGGAAAAAATAACGGGCAATATTTATTGCGGAAAAAATTCGAATAATGTACCCTTTGTCTATTGGACCTCAGGAAATAAGGTATACGCGTTAAACCTTGCCGATAAAACTTTAACAAATTTAAAACTTGACGATAAAGCGTATCTTAATGTTCAGCTTACGGAAGGCAGAATAAATTCGGTTTGGGCCGTTTCTTCGCGCGGTACTATTTATAAAACCGATTATTCGCTTAAAGCGGCGGCAAACTTTCCGATTCTTACCGGAGAAAAATTTGCCGTTCCGCCCGTGATTTTAAAAGACGGAATTGTCCTCCCGGTTGCAAATAAACCGCTGCTTCTTTTCGCCGATAAAAATGCAAACACATATTTTTCGGAGCCTATGGATACAAGGCTTAAAAATCAGCCCTTTGTATTCGATGATACGATTGCCGCAGCACCGCGCTCTTTCGACAGTATGGTTTACCTTTTCGATAGGGACGGAAAAATAAAAGACGGCTATCCTTCGGAACTTGAATCCATTTCGGCGGTTCAACCCGTTTTGTACAAAAATGAGAAAAAAGAAATTTGGACGGCTATTTTAACCGAAGAAGGAAAATTCAGCTTAAAGCCCGCTTTCAATAATGAAAATGAAGGTTTTTCTATAGAGTTAAATGTTTCGTGCAGGGTACAGCCGGTTTATTCGGAAAACTTAAAAATGTTCTTTTTAATTGCAGATGCGGGATATCTTTATAAAATAGATACTCAATGCAGGATAGTCGATAAAATCGCTTTAAAGCAAAAAAATGCCGATGATTATGTTATTACTCTGGCGGATTTAACCGGCGATAAACTTGATGATGTTTTGATTTCGGGCGGAGGAAATTCCGTTTACGCTTACGGTTCGAATTTTATTCCGCTTGAAGGATTTCCCGTTTCAGGAACGGGGAATCCCTGCCTGATTGATGTCGACGGCGACGGTAAGCCTGAATTGATTACCTGCGGAATAGATAACAGCATTCACTCATACAGGTTTTAA
- a CDS encoding ATP-binding cassette domain-containing protein: protein MSVYTEGNILASVKNINHSFENFSFFGKREKTHVLKNINFDMEHGEALGLLGKSGSGKSTLAKIMIGLLQPSAGIVEFGGKPLDLSNLSKKREFYKQVQIVFQDSLSAVNPRLTVKEIIEEPLLYLTALNRTERLERIQNLMKRLEIAEDFLEKKAVLLSGGQLQRVAVARAMAVNPKLIILDEALSSLDTPLQSGILELLKRLKGEVSFLFITHDIRLVKLFCDRVILLENGEIAETAHAKAEFKSCIGRELQSAVLPPFPVYND, encoded by the coding sequence ATGAGCGTATATACGGAAGGTAATATTCTTGCCTCAGTTAAAAATATAAATCATTCTTTTGAAAATTTTTCATTTTTCGGAAAACGGGAAAAAACTCATGTTTTAAAAAATATTAATTTCGATATGGAACACGGTGAAGCTCTCGGCTTACTCGGTAAATCCGGTTCGGGTAAAAGCACTCTTGCGAAAATTATGATTGGTCTTTTACAGCCGAGCGCAGGTATCGTAGAATTCGGCGGCAAGCCCTTAGACTTGTCGAATTTATCGAAAAAACGTGAATTTTATAAACAGGTTCAAATTGTTTTTCAGGACAGTTTAAGCGCTGTAAACCCCCGTTTGACCGTAAAAGAAATTATAGAAGAGCCTCTTTTATATTTAACGGCTTTAAACAGGACGGAAAGACTTGAGCGGATACAAAACCTGATGAAAAGGCTCGAAATAGCGGAGGATTTTTTAGAAAAAAAAGCCGTGCTGTTAAGCGGTGGGCAGCTTCAGCGTGTGGCGGTTGCCCGTGCCATGGCGGTAAATCCTAAGCTGATTATTCTTGATGAAGCCTTAAGCTCTCTTGATACGCCTCTTCAAAGCGGAATTCTTGAACTTTTAAAACGTCTTAAAGGCGAAGTTTCGTTTTTATTTATTACGCACGATATAAGACTTGTAAAACTCTTTTGCGATCGCGTTATCCTGCTTGAAAACGGAGAAATTGCCGAAACGGCTCATGCAAAGGCCGAATTTAAAAGCTGTATAGGAAGAGAGCTTCAAAGTGCGGTTTTGCCGCCCTTTCCGGTATATAATGATTGA
- a CDS encoding ATP-binding cassette domain-containing protein, with product MSILEVKNLSVKNGGEALVNNVNFSICTGKITALVGKSGSGKTLTSLAMQGFTPSNLKSSGEIFLDNRSIDIQKSRGKIFMSIMQNPRTAFNPLMSMSAHITEMLKSNGSFNKTGKAEIETALCDVGLGLEVLGLYPHQMSGGMLQRAMIALMLLSKAGFIIADEPTTDLDLVVQSKILELLRTLVNKNSLGMLLITHDFGVVAKIADEVAVIDKGLLVETGTVKSIFAEQKTEAAKELIKAHLSFYEGGGK from the coding sequence ATGAGCATTTTAGAAGTTAAAAATTTAAGCGTTAAAAACGGCGGAGAAGCTCTCGTAAATAATGTAAATTTTTCGATTTGTACGGGAAAAATTACAGCCTTAGTCGGTAAAAGCGGAAGCGGCAAGACTCTTACCTCTCTTGCAATGCAGGGTTTTACGCCGTCCAACTTAAAAAGCTCCGGGGAGATATTTTTGGATAACCGGTCTATAGATATTCAAAAATCCCGCGGAAAGATTTTTATGAGTATTATGCAAAATCCCAGAACGGCGTTTAACCCTCTAATGTCTATGAGCGCCCATATTACGGAAATGTTAAAATCAAACGGTAGTTTTAACAAAACCGGCAAGGCCGAAATAGAAACGGCTCTTTGCGATGTAGGTCTCGGACTTGAAGTATTGGGCCTGTATCCCCACCAAATGAGCGGCGGTATGCTCCAGCGGGCAATGATAGCCTTAATGCTTTTAAGCAAGGCGGGTTTTATTATTGCCGATGAGCCTACAACCGATTTGGACCTTGTTGTTCAATCTAAAATTTTAGAGCTTTTAAGAACTCTTGTAAATAAAAATTCTTTGGGAATGCTTTTAATAACGCACGATTTCGGAGTTGTAGCAAAAATTGCGGATGAAGTAGCCGTTATCGATAAGGGCTTACTGGTCGAAACCGGTACTGTAAAAAGTATCTTTGCCGAACAAAAAACCGAAGCGGCGAAAGAGCTTATTAAGGCGCATTTATCGTTTTACGAAGGAGGCGGAAAATAA
- the nikC gene encoding nickel ABC transporter permease subunit NikC, with protein MKKIGLYVAIFAALIMIFVSVFSYWLVPYDPNEIDLLAKFEPAGKTHLFGTDHLGRDTFSRLLAATSISLNSAFVTLFLILSLGILVGGTAGFAGGKTDQILMRICDIFFSVPTVILALFLVGILGVGLTNVIIAIAVSHWAWYARIVRSIVLSLKNSDYVLITITSGASTFTNFRKNMLKPILSQCAVLATLDIGHIVLHISGLSFLGLGVKAPTAEWGIMISDGKEYIFSHPELIVYPGFAIFLCVMSFNIIGDFLRDKFDVSEAGH; from the coding sequence ATGAAAAAAATAGGACTTTATGTCGCAATTTTTGCGGCTCTTATAATGATTTTCGTTTCGGTTTTTTCGTATTGGCTGGTGCCGTATGACCCTAATGAAATAGACTTACTTGCAAAATTCGAGCCGGCGGGAAAAACCCATTTATTCGGAACGGACCACCTGGGCCGCGATACTTTTTCACGGCTGCTTGCGGCGACAAGCATATCGCTTAATTCCGCATTTGTAACCCTGTTTTTGATATTATCCTTAGGTATTTTAGTGGGAGGAACGGCAGGGTTTGCAGGAGGAAAAACCGACCAAATTTTAATGCGGATTTGCGATATTTTTTTCAGTGTTCCTACCGTAATTTTGGCATTGTTTTTGGTAGGAATTTTGGGTGTAGGACTTACCAATGTAATTATTGCCATTGCAGTGTCCCATTGGGCGTGGTATGCAAGAATCGTACGCAGTATCGTATTAAGTTTAAAAAACAGCGATTATGTGCTTATAACGATTACCTCAGGTGCAAGCACCTTTACGAATTTTAGAAAAAATATGTTAAAACCTATCTTGTCCCAATGTGCGGTTTTAGCAACTCTCGATATCGGACACATTGTTCTTCATATTTCGGGTTTAAGTTTTTTAGGGCTGGGTGTAAAAGCCCCTACTGCCGAGTGGGGAATAATGATAAGCGACGGGAAAGAATATATTTTCAGTCACCCCGAACTTATAGTATATCCCGGGTTTGCAATATTTTTGTGCGTTATGAGTTTTAACATAATAGGCGATTTTTTACGCGATAAATTCGATGTAAGCGAAGCGGGGCACTGA
- the nikB gene encoding nickel ABC transporter permease subunit NikB, with the protein MLKFIIKRLFFVVPIMLAVSVMIFAILRLNGTDAAMSYLNASGISPTDEALAEAKRVLNLYKPVWEQYKIWFKDALNLHFGKSYITGRDVTADMAYYLPATLKLAGFALVLTLAFSVPLGILSAVFKDKFIDYAVRFFSFLGVCTPNFWLGILLILLFSVHLKILPPFGIGGFSHLIMPAFTISFMSIAINSRLIRTNMLEIKNQRHVTYAKMRGIPRIRVLFSHIFRNASLPIITALGMHLGELVGGAMVVENVFAYPGVGRYAVEAIINNDYPVIQCFILVMAFVFVLSNLVIDVVYALIDPRIRAGVK; encoded by the coding sequence ATGCTGAAATTTATTATAAAACGCCTTTTCTTTGTTGTACCGATTATGTTAGCCGTAAGCGTGATGATTTTTGCAATCTTACGGCTAAACGGTACCGATGCGGCAATGAGCTATCTTAATGCGTCAGGCATATCGCCTACCGATGAAGCTCTTGCCGAAGCAAAGAGGGTGCTTAATTTGTATAAACCCGTTTGGGAACAGTATAAAATTTGGTTTAAAGACGCTCTTAATCTTCACTTCGGCAAATCCTACATTACTGGAAGAGATGTAACGGCGGATATGGCTTATTATTTGCCCGCTACGCTTAAACTTGCGGGCTTTGCTCTTGTCCTTACCTTGGCTTTTTCCGTACCGCTTGGTATATTGTCGGCTGTCTTTAAGGATAAATTTATTGATTATGCTGTAAGATTTTTTTCTTTTCTCGGAGTTTGTACACCGAATTTTTGGCTCGGGATTTTATTGATTTTACTTTTTTCGGTTCATCTTAAAATTCTTCCTCCGTTCGGAATAGGAGGTTTCAGCCATCTTATAATGCCGGCATTTACAATATCTTTTATGTCGATTGCAATCAATTCGCGTCTTATCCGTACCAATATGCTGGAAATTAAAAACCAAAGACACGTAACTTATGCAAAAATGCGCGGTATTCCGCGTATACGCGTTCTTTTCAGCCATATTTTCCGAAACGCTTCTTTGCCGATTATTACGGCATTGGGTATGCACTTGGGAGAATTGGTAGGGGGCGCAATGGTTGTAGAAAATGTATTTGCATATCCCGGAGTAGGAAGGTATGCGGTTGAAGCTATAATTAACAACGATTATCCCGTAATTCAATGCTTTATTCTGGTAATGGCGTTTGTTTTTGTACTCAGCAATTTGGTGATAGATGTAGTTTATGCGTTAATAGACCCCAGAATAAGGGCAGGTGTAAAATGA
- the nikA gene encoding nickel ABC transporter substrate-binding protein, translating into MVKKVLALFLALIPLSLFAENGTLNFAVSKNVGVLNPHLYSPNEMFAQDMVYESLVEFSDDGKILPWLAKSWSIGKDGTVYRFVLRDDVVFSNGEKFDAKAAKANFDALLENRSRHAWLELANILENCKIVGKYEIELTIKNAYEPTLRELSLIRPFRFIAPSAMMNGSTKDGIKAPIGTGPWKLVDTKQGISDTFEVNEKYWGKKPSIKKVVAKIIPEPNTKVIALKTGEVDLIYGGGQIPLDSFNELKKEFNSAVSKPLLTLVVALNSTRFPTNDKTVRKALNMAVAKDLMVEKIFFNTSKRADFLFDKTLENTDISAQAYEFDIKKANDMLEKAGYKMGKDKIRYKDGKKLEITLIYIGNNAVYKSIGEVLRANFAKIGVALELKADESTIFYKKQKTGDFGAIFNETWGAPYDPQAFLASMRLPSHADYQAQLGLSDKKQIDEKIGRMLVSLDPKERRELTHELLTAFHEEAVYIPLLYETNKAVWNKRLDGVNMHIIKNRVPFAEMSLR; encoded by the coding sequence ATGGTAAAAAAAGTATTGGCCTTATTTTTAGCGTTAATTCCGCTTTCATTGTTTGCGGAAAACGGTACGCTTAATTTTGCCGTATCGAAAAATGTCGGAGTTTTAAATCCGCATCTTTATTCACCCAATGAAATGTTTGCACAGGATATGGTTTACGAAAGTCTTGTTGAATTCAGCGACGACGGAAAAATCTTGCCGTGGCTTGCAAAATCATGGAGTATAGGCAAGGACGGCACCGTGTACAGGTTTGTATTGCGCGATGATGTGGTTTTTTCAAACGGAGAAAAATTCGATGCAAAGGCCGCCAAGGCAAATTTTGATGCCCTTTTGGAAAACCGCAGCCGCCATGCATGGCTTGAACTTGCGAATATTTTGGAAAATTGCAAAATTGTAGGCAAGTACGAAATTGAGCTTACTATAAAAAATGCTTACGAGCCTACATTGAGGGAGTTAAGCCTCATAAGACCTTTCAGGTTTATCGCACCTTCCGCAATGATGAACGGTTCCACAAAAGACGGAATAAAGGCTCCTATCGGAACGGGACCGTGGAAATTGGTAGATACCAAACAGGGCATAAGCGATACATTTGAAGTAAACGAAAAATACTGGGGTAAAAAACCTTCAATTAAAAAGGTTGTTGCAAAAATAATCCCGGAACCCAATACTAAGGTTATTGCATTAAAAACGGGGGAAGTGGATTTAATTTACGGAGGAGGGCAAATTCCTCTTGACAGTTTTAACGAGTTAAAAAAAGAATTTAACAGTGCCGTTTCAAAGCCGCTTTTAACCTTAGTTGTAGCATTAAATTCAACACGCTTTCCTACAAATGACAAAACCGTAAGAAAGGCTCTTAATATGGCGGTAGCAAAAGATTTAATGGTAGAAAAGATATTTTTTAATACAAGCAAGAGGGCGGACTTTTTGTTCGATAAAACATTGGAAAATACCGATATTTCCGCACAGGCTTACGAGTTCGATATTAAAAAAGCTAACGATATGTTGGAAAAAGCGGGTTATAAAATGGGTAAGGATAAAATCCGCTATAAAGACGGTAAAAAACTTGAAATTACCCTTATATATATAGGAAATAATGCCGTTTATAAATCAATAGGTGAAGTATTGCGTGCAAATTTTGCCAAAATAGGTGTTGCCCTTGAATTAAAGGCCGATGAATCCACAATCTTTTACAAAAAACAAAAAACCGGAGACTTCGGAGCTATTTTTAACGAAACTTGGGGAGCTCCTTACGACCCCCAAGCCTTCTTAGCCTCAATGCGTCTTCCTTCTCATGCCGACTATCAGGCTCAACTCGGTTTATCCGATAAAAAGCAAATCGACGAAAAAATCGGGCGAATGCTTGTATCGCTTGACCCGAAAGAAAGACGGGAGTTAACTCACGAGCTTCTTACGGCATTTCATGAAGAAGCGGTTTATATTCCTCTTTTATATGAAACGAATAAGGCCGTTTGGAATAAGCGGCTGGACGGTGTAAATATGCACATTATTAAAAACCGTGTGCCCTTTGCCGAAATGAGTTTACGTTAA
- a CDS encoding GNAT family N-acetyltransferase translates to MSVKCRLSKDAERIAAINKTVHDVHYKLYPEYFKPFSYNETVNFLKKQLQEENWFCYIADYEGKDTGYALFYIRDYRENPVRKAYKGIHIDQIGIIPEYRRKGIGRELMKEIEKFAIKENAAQIELTHWELNEDAKYFYSSMGFNTTIRFVVKKL, encoded by the coding sequence ATGAGCGTAAAATGCAGATTATCAAAAGATGCGGAGCGTATTGCAGCAATAAACAAAACCGTTCACGATGTTCATTATAAATTATATCCTGAATATTTTAAACCGTTTTCATATAATGAAACGGTAAACTTCCTAAAAAAACAATTACAAGAAGAAAATTGGTTTTGTTATATTGCAGATTATGAGGGAAAAGATACGGGTTATGCTTTATTTTATATCAGAGATTACCGGGAAAATCCTGTCAGAAAAGCATATAAAGGCATACATATAGACCAAATAGGTATAATCCCCGAATATAGGCGGAAAGGCATAGGAAGAGAGCTTATGAAAGAAATCGAAAAATTTGCAATAAAAGAAAATGCGGCACAAATAGAACTGACCCATTGGGAACTAAATGAAGATGCAAAATATTTTTACAGCAGTATGGGGTTTAACACAACTATTAGATTTGTTGTCAAAAAGCTGTAA